A window of Sorex araneus isolate mSorAra2 chromosome 3, mSorAra2.pri, whole genome shotgun sequence genomic DNA:
ATGGTGGTCAGAGCTGAGGTTGGAGCTGGACATAGACAATGAGATGGTGGTCATAGCTGAGGTTGGAGCTGGACATAGACCAGGTCACAGGTGTTTCTGGCTGCCCAGCCAGCCCTGAGCTGGGCAGAGAGCACTAAGTCCAGAGAGGGCATTGGCGACTGCAGTGGGGGAGTCCTTGAGTAGAGAAGGCCCTCCCCCCCCAGTGCCCACATAAGTGTGAAtccaggactcagccccaggaTTGTGCCCTCAGAGTGACCTATTAGGACAGGAGAGGGACCCGGGGAGAAGCCAGAAGTGGCCGTGGGGGACTCATGACAGACATGGTCACCTACCTGGGGCGATGGTCACTCTGACGGGAAATGCTAGATTAAATTTATCAGTGTCAACCCCGCACCAGTACGTGTCCGTGTCATTGTCCATGAGCTGCTCCATGGTCACGGTGAACCTGTGCTGACCCTGGTCATCCCTGATGGTCACCCGGTCCTTCCTCACCACCTGCTCTGCTCTAGTGGTGTGTACACGGTTCTGACAGTGCATCAGGGGTGTCTTTCGGCACCACCACTTCCGGTGCTTCTTATACTCGATGTTATAGTCACAGGTCACAGTCAAGTTTCCTCCAGGTTGACCCAT
This region includes:
- the LOC129403547 gene encoding CMRF35-like molecule 5 codes for the protein MGQPGGNLTVTCDYNIEYKKHRKWWCRKTPLMHCQNRVHTTRAEQVVRKDRVTIRDDQGQHRFTVTMEQLMDNDTDTYWCGVDTDKFNLAFPVRVTIAPAPTSALTTISMSTMTIMTTDTPTTAATTEEITDALSVTRTLSNTTSLLSIIHFVLPAFLKVLLLLVLMGAIVWAQLLSGDPEKLLVKLEDP